From a single Candidatus Izimaplasma bacterium HR1 genomic region:
- a CDS encoding SNARE associated Golgi protein → MINLLAIEITVQDLIEFIESVKELYSSLGIIAAIGLPYVETIVPIAPLFLMLSFNILSYGIIFGILFTYIGTTAATITIFLFLRYFSSKDKINPKKYKKVMRYLDWIENTHPILHILSMMIPLSPAYLINYSMGLSNVSFGRYLYVTLISRLLMLIFCLPFGMTLITLYESGELGGVQVLWLLIFGTIVIAGIVVGQKINKKIA, encoded by the coding sequence ATGATAAATTTACTTGCAATTGAAATTACAGTACAAGATTTAATTGAGTTTATTGAAAGCGTAAAGGAACTGTATTCTAGTTTAGGTATTATTGCCGCCATAGGATTACCCTATGTTGAAACAATTGTTCCAATCGCTCCGTTATTTTTGATGTTATCATTTAATATCCTTAGTTATGGAATAATTTTTGGTATATTGTTCACATATATTGGGACTACTGCAGCGACGATAACAATCTTTTTATTCTTACGTTATTTCTCTTCTAAAGACAAAATAAATCCTAAGAAATATAAAAAGGTAATGAGATATTTAGATTGGATTGAAAACACCCATCCCATTCTCCATATCCTTTCGATGATGATTCCTCTAAGTCCAGCATATTTGATTAATTACTCGATGGGATTATCTAATGTTTCTTTTGGTAGATATTTATATGTAACACTGATATCTAGACTTTTGATGCTGATTTTCTGTTTACCATTTGGAATGACACTTATAACCCTTTATGAATCAGGCGAATTAGGCGGAGTTCAAGTCCTTTGGTTACTAATCTTCGGGACAATAGTAATAGCAGGAATTGTAGTAGGACAAAAGATAAACAAAAAAATTGCTTAG
- the pyrF gene encoding Orotidine 5'-phosphate decarboxylase, whose amino-acid sequence MKNVIIACDFKDKEELNSFLNKMPNKRPFLKIGMELFYKEGPLLIKELKQKGYKIFLDLKLHDIPTTVYKAMKNIALLDVELTNIHASGGVKMMEYAKKAIDEVGSSTILIAVTQLTSTSDEALKDELLINTPMNETIKHYAKNTKKAGLVGVVCSPLEAPIMNELGLISVTPGIRFSSNNADDQVRVSTPALAKELGSTYIVVGRSITKADNPVEAYEKCLKEFL is encoded by the coding sequence ATGAAAAATGTAATTATCGCATGTGATTTTAAAGATAAAGAGGAATTAAACAGTTTCTTAAATAAAATGCCAAACAAAAGACCTTTCCTAAAAATTGGAATGGAACTCTTTTATAAAGAAGGTCCATTATTAATTAAAGAACTTAAACAAAAAGGTTATAAAATATTTTTAGATTTAAAACTACACGATATTCCAACAACTGTTTATAAAGCAATGAAAAATATTGCCTTACTAGATGTCGAATTAACAAACATCCACGCAAGTGGTGGAGTTAAAATGATGGAGTACGCTAAAAAAGCAATTGATGAAGTTGGTAGTAGTACAATCTTGATAGCAGTAACACAACTTACTTCAACAAGTGATGAAGCATTAAAAGATGAACTATTAATAAATACACCAATGAATGAAACTATTAAACACTATGCTAAAAACACTAAAAAAGCAGGATTAGTTGGTGTAGTATGTTCACCTTTAGAAGCACCAATTATGAATGAACTAGGATTAATAAGTGTGACACCAGGAATAAGATTTAGTAGTAATAATGCTGATGATCAAGTCCGTGTTTCAACTCCAGCATTAGCTAAAGAATTGGGGAGTACTTATATCGTTGTTGGTAGAAGTATCACAAAAGCAGATAATCCTGTAGAAGCTTACGAAAAATGTTTGAAGGAGTTCTTATAA
- the pyrE gene encoding Orotate phosphoribosyltransferase: MEKIIAKELLKINAVFLRPNDPFTWASGIKSPIYCDNRLTLSYPKTRHIIEFALAEKVKEKYPQCEYIMGTSTAGIAHAALVSELLALPMGYVRSSSKDHGRGNAIEGKIIKGAKVVVIEDLISTGGSCVKVVNALKAAEFEVLGVVAIFSYNLKKATKVFKENNTEYHTISNYDVLKQVALEKDYIKEEDLAKLDKWKQDPTDESWMK; the protein is encoded by the coding sequence ATGGAAAAAATAATTGCTAAAGAATTATTGAAAATTAATGCTGTATTCCTACGTCCTAACGATCCATTTACTTGGGCAAGTGGAATTAAATCTCCAATCTATTGTGATAATAGATTAACGTTGTCTTATCCTAAAACAAGACACATAATTGAATTTGCGCTTGCTGAAAAAGTAAAAGAGAAATACCCACAATGTGAATACATTATGGGTACATCAACAGCAGGAATTGCTCATGCTGCTTTAGTATCTGAATTACTTGCATTGCCTATGGGTTATGTAAGAAGTTCAAGTAAAGATCATGGTCGAGGTAATGCGATTGAAGGGAAAATAATAAAAGGGGCAAAAGTTGTTGTTATTGAGGATTTAATTTCAACCGGTGGAAGTTGTGTAAAAGTTGTTAATGCATTAAAAGCCGCAGAGTTTGAAGTATTAGGAGTTGTAGCAATTTTTAGCTATAATCTTAAAAAAGCTACTAAAGTATTTAAAGAAAATAATACTGAGTATCATACAATAAGTAATTATGATGTTTTAAAACAAGTAGCTCTAGAAAAAGATTACATCAAAGAAGAAGATTTAGCAAAACTAGATAAATGGAAACAAGACCCAACTGACGAATCTTGGATGAAATAG
- the pcm gene encoding Protein-L-isoaspartate O-methyltransferase has product MPKAYLNNINKKETNPVLVSLRSYAEEFNVPVINEEGIKFINQVIKLKGIKTILEIGTAIGYSSINMALNNDVEITTIERDEGMFNIAKENIFDNNLENRITQIFNDALEVDESTLGSYDLIFIDAAKAQSIKFFDKYKKNLTKNGVIITDNLLFHELVVAEIRERNLKQLVAKIDRFNKFVVEQDDFDTYIYHLGDGMSLSIKKD; this is encoded by the coding sequence GTGCCTAAGGCATACTTAAATAACATCAATAAAAAAGAAACTAATCCTGTATTAGTTTCTTTAAGAAGTTATGCTGAAGAATTTAATGTCCCAGTTATTAATGAAGAAGGAATTAAATTTATCAACCAAGTCATTAAATTAAAAGGAATTAAAACCATTCTAGAAATAGGAACCGCAATAGGTTATAGTTCGATTAATATGGCTTTAAATAATGATGTAGAAATTACCACCATCGAACGAGATGAAGGTATGTTTAACATTGCTAAAGAAAATATTTTTGATAATAATCTAGAAAATAGAATTACCCAGATTTTCAATGATGCTTTAGAAGTAGATGAATCAACTCTTGGTTCGTATGATCTAATCTTTATCGATGCCGCAAAAGCACAAAGCATTAAGTTCTTTGATAAATACAAAAAGAACTTGACTAAAAACGGAGTAATTATTACTGATAATTTACTTTTTCATGAACTAGTAGTTGCAGAAATAAGAGAACGTAATTTAAAACAACTAGTTGCTAAAATCGATAGATTTAATAAGTTTGTTGTTGAACAAGACGATTTTGACACATATATATATCACCTTGGTGATGGTATGAGTTTGAGTATAAAAAAGGATTGA
- the yrrK gene encoding Putative Holliday junction resolvase codes for MKKLGLDLGDRSLGIAVSDDLNWLARPIETLKFEDKDFDNALKYTLSLVNEHKIDTIVLGLPKNMDGTEGIQAKTCRTFKDSILENINIKVILWDERLTSKMASNMMIDQKLKRKKRKQSIDAMAAVIILQGYLDSLK; via the coding sequence GTGAAAAAACTAGGACTAGATTTAGGAGATAGGTCTTTAGGGATTGCTGTAAGCGATGATTTAAACTGGTTAGCTAGACCAATCGAAACATTAAAATTTGAGGATAAAGACTTTGATAATGCATTAAAATACACACTATCCTTAGTAAATGAGCACAAAATTGATACAATAGTATTAGGACTACCAAAAAACATGGATGGTACTGAAGGTATTCAAGCAAAGACTTGTCGGACCTTTAAAGATAGTATTTTAGAAAATATCAATATAAAAGTCATCTTATGGGACGAAAGACTAACTTCCAAAATGGCTTCGAATATGATGATAGATCAGAAATTAAAAAGAAAGAAAAGAAAGCAATCAATTGATGCTATGGCTGCTGTAATTATCCTTCAAGGATATTTAGACAGTTTAAAATAA
- the alaS gene encoding Alanine--tRNA ligase: MKYLTTNEIRNIWLKFFADKGHNIEESASLIPNNDPTLLWINAGVAPLKKYFDGSVIPKNPRIVNAQKCIRTNDIDNVGKTARHHTFFEMLGNFSIGDYFRDEIIPWAFELLTSDKYYGFDKDLLYMTVYPTDEETLQAWVKEGINPAHIIKTNYNFWEIGEGPCGPCTEIFFDRGEEFGDLTTDVIRDDIENERFIEIWNIVFSQFNSKPGVERKDYKELPNKNIDTGMGLERMACVLQEAETNFETDTFMTIIKDIEKLSNEKYDGQMSYKVISDHLRTVVFAVSDGAVLSNEGRGYVLRRLLRRAIKHGKSLGINKPFLYTLVPTIIKAMSEFYTYLETTEELVTKLIRIEEEKFFETLVQGEKKLEEIIETNDKNVLSGKQAFTLYDTYGFPLELTVEMAEEHDFTVDTEGFKREMEKQKERARSARKSLVSMKSQNEAFIEFKEQDSFTGYSTLEESTYVLKSFPEGVVLEKTPFYAESGGQVADKGSIKHGDKVFIVEDVQKLPNGQSLHVIKDNDLSDGDIISAIVDKDNRNMTMYNHSATHLLFAALREVIGEHVSQQGSNVSSEAMRFDFNNYDNLDDETLLKVEKIVNDKINKNIKVNVTEQTIEKAKQMGAIAEFGEKYADKVRVVNMDYTIDLCGGTHVSNTGLIERFAIASIESKGSGIYRISGHANNAVENIKNQFTGFHKEMDKLMDKVNKILSDANIKGIKLSFNFTRNEEIIGSYQDIINKRIEFQLLGDKARELDKEYKEALRSQTLSNLDDMLKTAVDNKLVIRVEGVDKNSLKPLADRLLDKLPNGFVFIANVSNNKVTFIAKSANKEIHAGNIAKAAAIVTGGNGGGRPDMAQAGGKDTSKIEEALLKVKELIM, from the coding sequence ATGAAATATTTAACAACAAATGAAATTAGAAATATCTGGTTAAAATTCTTTGCTGACAAAGGTCATAATATCGAGGAAAGTGCAAGCTTAATTCCTAATAATGATCCGACTTTACTATGGATAAATGCTGGTGTTGCACCATTAAAGAAATACTTTGATGGAAGTGTGATTCCAAAAAATCCTCGTATTGTTAATGCTCAAAAATGTATTCGTACTAATGATATTGACAATGTTGGTAAAACAGCACGTCATCATACATTCTTTGAAATGCTAGGTAACTTTAGTATTGGTGATTATTTTAGAGATGAAATAATTCCTTGGGCTTTCGAACTATTAACTAGCGATAAATATTACGGTTTTGATAAAGACTTATTATATATGACAGTTTATCCAACTGATGAAGAAACATTACAAGCTTGGGTAAAAGAAGGTATAAATCCGGCACATATTATTAAAACTAATTATAACTTCTGGGAGATAGGGGAAGGACCATGTGGACCTTGCACAGAAATCTTCTTTGATCGCGGAGAAGAGTTTGGTGATTTAACGACAGACGTTATAAGAGATGATATCGAGAATGAGCGATTTATTGAAATCTGGAATATCGTGTTCTCGCAGTTTAATTCTAAACCAGGAGTAGAACGAAAAGACTATAAAGAACTACCAAATAAAAATATTGATACCGGTATGGGTCTTGAAAGAATGGCTTGTGTTTTACAAGAAGCTGAAACCAATTTTGAGACAGATACTTTTATGACTATCATTAAAGATATTGAAAAATTATCTAATGAAAAATATGACGGACAAATGTCATATAAAGTAATAAGTGATCATTTACGTACAGTTGTATTTGCAGTTAGTGATGGAGCAGTTCTTTCAAATGAAGGTAGAGGATATGTTTTAAGAAGACTATTAAGAAGAGCTATTAAACATGGTAAATCTTTAGGAATAAATAAACCATTCTTATATACACTTGTACCAACAATTATAAAAGCTATGAGTGAGTTCTATACATACCTTGAAACAACCGAGGAACTAGTCACAAAACTAATTAGAATTGAAGAAGAGAAGTTCTTTGAAACATTGGTTCAAGGTGAAAAGAAATTGGAAGAAATTATTGAAACTAACGATAAAAATGTTTTATCAGGAAAACAAGCATTTACACTATACGATACATATGGATTCCCGTTAGAATTAACAGTAGAAATGGCTGAAGAACATGACTTCACAGTTGATACTGAAGGATTTAAAAGGGAGATGGAGAAACAAAAAGAACGTGCTCGTAGCGCACGTAAAAGTTTAGTTTCTATGAAAAGCCAAAACGAAGCGTTCATTGAATTTAAAGAACAAGATTCTTTCACAGGTTATAGTACATTAGAAGAATCTACCTATGTTCTAAAAAGTTTCCCTGAAGGTGTTGTTTTGGAAAAAACACCATTCTATGCTGAAAGTGGTGGACAAGTTGCCGATAAAGGAAGCATCAAACATGGTGACAAAGTATTTATTGTTGAAGATGTTCAAAAACTACCAAATGGACAATCATTACATGTTATTAAAGATAATGATTTGAGCGATGGGGATATCATTTCAGCTATCGTTGATAAAGATAATCGTAACATGACAATGTACAATCATAGTGCTACTCATTTATTATTTGCAGCATTACGTGAAGTAATCGGCGAACATGTTTCCCAACAAGGTTCTAATGTTTCAAGCGAAGCTATGCGATTTGATTTTAATAACTATGATAATTTAGATGATGAAACATTGCTAAAAGTAGAAAAAATCGTAAACGATAAAATAAACAAAAACATTAAAGTAAACGTTACAGAACAGACAATAGAAAAAGCAAAACAAATGGGGGCAATCGCTGAATTTGGTGAAAAATATGCTGACAAAGTGCGTGTTGTTAATATGGATTACACTATCGATTTATGTGGTGGAACTCATGTTAGTAATACCGGTCTAATCGAAAGATTTGCTATTGCTAGTATTGAAAGTAAAGGTAGTGGTATTTACCGTATTAGCGGTCATGCTAATAATGCTGTAGAAAACATTAAAAATCAATTTACTGGGTTCCATAAAGAAATGGATAAGCTTATGGATAAAGTTAATAAAATCCTAAGTGATGCTAATATAAAAGGAATTAAATTATCATTTAATTTTACAAGAAACGAAGAAATTATTGGTAGTTATCAAGACATTATTAATAAACGTATAGAATTCCAATTGCTCGGAGATAAAGCAAGAGAGTTAGATAAAGAATACAAAGAAGCTCTTCGAAGTCAAACACTATCAAATTTAGATGATATGTTAAAAACTGCAGTTGATAATAAACTAGTAATACGAGTTGAAGGTGTAGATAAGAATAGTTTGAAACCACTTGCGGATAGGTTATTAGATAAACTACCAAATGGTTTTGTCTTTATCGCAAACGTTTCAAACAACAAAGTAACATTCATTGCTAAAAGTGCAAACAAAGAAATCCATGCTGGTAATATCGCAAAAGCAGCTGCTATTGTTACAGGCGGTAACGGTGGAGGCCGTCCTGATATGGCTCAAGCTGGTGGGAAAGATACTTCTAAAATTGAAGAAGCACTTCTAAAAGTGAAAGAGTTGATAATGTGA